The genomic interval CCGATCGTCATAAATGGACATACACTGGTCTACAAGGTGCGGCAGTTCTTGCGAATGATCTCGTCGGAAATACCTACTGGATAAAACTTGTCGATATCTCAGTCAGTGGTTCACCTCTATACTAGCCCGGCAGTacttcatcaatcatcacagCTAACTTTTATGTTATAGTCTACGAACAAAGGCGTCATATGGGACCAAGAGGTATACGATACTTGGTCATATAACCAAGATAGAACATTTTTTCATACCTTCGAAACAGAAGAATGTCTGGCTGGATTGTCTTTTGTGGACGAGAAGGAGGCCAAAACCTTCATGAAAAAGATGAATGATCGAGAAAAGAATGCTAGTAAAGCTACAAAGGCCAATCCTTTTGGAGGCGCTGCTCCGGCTCATAAACATAGTCTTCTTGGTGGATTTTTTGGTGGACACAGACATTCTTCTGCTCCATCGATACAACCTACTCCCCCCGATTCTCCTAGCTACGTACTCCCACCTTCACAACCGGCGCATCCAGCACAGAACCACAGGAACTCGGGTGGAAGCTTCAGGACAGGGCAGGCCGAATATGCAGCTTTGGAAGCGATCGATCCTCACTGGCGAGAGACATGGGGCGAGGACTTGAGAGAAATGGGTATTACAGACGACATAATCAGGGATAATCAGGATTTCATTGCAGACTATATTCGAGAAAAGCAAGCTCAACAAGTCATAACACCTACGCCTAGTGGTAtcgaaaatcaaagaaacaaagcccctcctccacctccacctccagcAGCACCTCGAACGCGTTCTGATAGTCCTCAAAGTTCTGCTGCTGGTCATGGACGAGGtgcaccacctccacctcctgcGCCACGGCGATCCAAAGCAGATATTGCTCGAGAGCCAACACCACCAAGAGAGCCTTCACCACCCAGGggcccccctccccccagGTTTGCAGCCCCACCGCCATTCCCAGATGCTGGAAAATTTGCGCATACCAATGATAGAGCACCTTCTCGAGCACATGCTTCTTCTAATCCAGGGCCACCCCCACCACCTAGGCCTGCGAAAACGCCTATCGAAGATTACGAACCAGGAGAATCAGGTTCGAGATTTGGAGTTCCTCCTCCTTTCGCGGGGACAAGAATTACGGCACCACCCACTCCACAACGAGGTCCTGTTCCACCTCCGCCTCCTAGagatattcatcaatcacACAGTAGTCATGCTATACCGCCTGCGCACATTCCTCCTCCGCCTTTACCGCCCAAAACTCCAGCATCTCCAAGTGCTCCCCCCTTACCACCTGCTTCTACTCGTCCTGTACCTTTACCCCCGAGAGATACtgcaccacctccacctcctttGCCTCAAATGAGTGCACCGCCTCCACCTCCTTTGCCTCAAATGAGTgccccacctccaccacctttACCGCAATCCGCAGCTCCACCTATCCCATCATCTGCtgctcctccacctcccccaCCACCTGGACCTCCCCCAGCATTTGGAGGaccacctccccctccccctccacctaTGCCATCATTTGGCGgtcctccacctcctccgcCTCCTCCAGGAAATGGACCTCCagctcctcctccacctccaccacctccaaatCGCGATTCTGGTCATGCTTCGGGTGCTCCGCCGCCACCTAAACCTACTGGTGATCGTGCAGATCTAATGGCAAACATTCAAAAAGCCGGTGGTATTGGGGCTCTCAAGAAAGTTGACCGATCACAAATTAGAGACAGAAGTGGTGCTGCCGTTCCCGGTGCAGATACTGGACCTGCGGGTAGTGGACTTCCTCCAGCTGGTGCATCTTCAGGGGGCGGAGGTGGATTGGCGGATGCATTAGCAGCTGCTTTGAATAAGAGAAAGCAGAAAGTTAGTGCTAGTGGTAAGtttcattttataatcttCGAGTTTGTGTCCTTGGCTAACATTTTGATCAGATGACGAAGcggaagatgatgattggTAGATGCGATGATGTGATTAGTTGTTTAGTCTGGTAGAGGAATGAAGTCAAAGGGGGGCGAAGTTTGTAGTATATTGAGCGATTATGAAGTCAAGCAGAAAGGAGACGTTCAGTCAAAGCCTTGTTAATCAGAATTGGCTGCTGTAAAGTTACGTGATTGGCTTAAGAGATACGGGTAACTCAAGTGCGAGGAGTTTTAGTAGTTAAATCAATCGAGAACATtaaaaattggaaatttcAAGACGTGCATGTAAAGATTGTGTGTGCAACATGGTCAAACTTTGAAGTTATTGCATTCAATCCAGCGCAAATCACAGGTGAtacattcaaaataaaaggacTGTTTCATTATTCGAATAGCCTTCAGTCTATGCTACGTAGATTGGAATTAAGAGTCCTGGTCAATACATGCATAACGTCTCTCCCACTATACAAGTATCGCCAGTCGAATGAAGCACTAGAAGGAAAAATGCCTGTCGAGGTTCTCGAGATCCAGCGAGTGAAACAATGACCAGATCCAACGAGATTGAGAGAGAAGACagtctttctttccatcccccTAACCACCACTGTCAATCGTGGAGGGGAGCCACTGATCCCCAGAACATTTtagatatcatcaatatcaatctcctTGCCCTTTCCTCCTTCAGCAGCATCTTCAGAATCACTACCACTATCTCTGTCGTCATCGAACTCGAAGTTGCAGTCTCCGTCTTCGCCTTGTCCGTAAGTATCGGTTTCGTTGATCTTTGCGCTCTCGGGGAGTTCTCCATAGGCCTTCAAACTTCTGGCCTCGTCGGCGCTGTACTTGAGGATGACGTCTCCCTTCTCATCTTGGTAATCAcggagagaaaggagaatgatATCTCCTTGGTTGATCCAGACCTTCTTTCTGAGCTTTCCACGGATATGTGCAAGACGTCTGGTACCATCAAAGCAGAGAGCTTCTAAACGACCGTTTCCGAGCATCTTGATAACTTGGGCATATTCTGCAGGAAGTCGTTAGTTTGTCGTCTGCGGAGCAAGATGACTTGAAAGACAAGGAGCGGTAAAGAAGAGGCGAAGGTAGACGGCAGCTGCAAATGGTAGCTACAGGAAATAGGGAGTATGTACCTTGACCTTCTTCCTTGAAGGTTAATTCACGCTTCTCATTATCGTTCTCGTTCTTTCCACGACGCCTGTTCTTTCCTCCCTATTTTTCGCAACTGTGTCAGCCTGGATCAAGACAGTGGGGTGGAATATTTCCAATAAAAAATGCGACAATGTCTTACCTTTCCCTTATTCTTAGGCATATTTGCTGTTGTTTACTCTACTGTcgattttttggatttcgGTTTGGAGGGTGTTTGTGGTTTGGATTATTGTTTTGGTTGTGGTGTAGGAGTAAGATtaatgaagaggaagaaggaagaagaaggcgaCCAAGTAGCAGACAATAATTTATTTCTGGGCTGGAGTAGTGTCATAAATTGTGGTTCACTAGTGGTGGGGTCTTGGCGCACGCTAAAGATATCCGGTCCGACcaaattgatgaattcgCTTTGTTACGGCTCCATTGCTATTGATCGAGACCTTTATACCCAAAAAACAACAATGTCCAACACATCCGCCCGTCTTCAAAGTCATTGTCTACTGCTACAAGAACAAAGAACAATAGGAATTAGTAGCCAATGATTCTGACGCACACTATTCCCACCTCAAGACTCTTCCAATCCTCCTCCACTGGAGATGGCTGCTAGAGCGACTGGAACAGCTGCAGTTGCTGTGGAATCGAAGTTCTCGCAGCTGATACGTTCCGGTCAACTGAAGTCAATAGATGCTCTAGCTTATGGATCATTCAAAGGTATCACAGGGGACGATCAGTGTTTTTCTTATAAGCTTTCCGCCTTCCACGCCTATGGCTCTCATCAAGCACCAGCGGTATCAAAAACCTACAACCCAGACCACTATAACATTCAGCACCTTTTAGTCAACAAATCCTCGCCTTTATGGCTCTCTGTTTTTTGTGCGAAAGTTAATGGAGGAAACAAGAAAGTTATACGAACCCACATGGTACGAAGGATCAGAACTGCAATTAGAGAAGCCTTGAAGAACCATGATTATGACTTGTCTGGGAAAAGGATATCCAACAGTATAGGGAGGGGTAGCAAGGGCGAGGACCTAGTTGGTACGATGATAATATCTGCCAAAGACAAGGCCTTGACTGCAAAGATGGATGTTTTACAAGATCAAGCGGAGATGGCTGTGACCGCATTGATACGAAAGTTCAAGCTGGAGCGTGAAGCTCGACATAACAGTTCAAATCAGAATGCCAGCAAACAAAACAAGGGCACGCCCGTGGAAGTGAAAAGGGTCCAAATGAAAAATAGGGCGAGGGAAAAGGGGGGCGATACAACAGTGAACTctccaaagaagaagaaaaacaccAAGAATAAGGTATTTGGTGGAACAGTCTATCAAAAGTGATGGAAAATAATgcaaaataataaatagacaAAAATCTCAAGTTAGAAGCTACCACGTTTTGATAACCAGACTATGTAACCTTCacaaattattcaaaagatataatatatatatattgcaTTTGCCATCACACATACCACAGTATCATGAGAAAGTTCACATCAAAAATGTTTCATCAATTTGCGGCTGTGTCAGATCCAACCAATTAGCGCCGCCTGAACACACGCTGGAGCTCTCCAAGCTAATCTGGGACGATCGCAATCGCGAAGCTGTCGCAACgtatcttgaagaatttcattcCCTTTTGTCACATTAAAGAGAGTATTCGCCATGTTGATTTCACTCACCGTGGGTAAAGTCGATGCCGGAGTGGCAGTCTTATTAACTCAAGATAAACGACTCGTAAGTTATGCTCTCAACAATGCTTCAATCAATTGTACATTGACTACATATGTACAACTTGGTCATTGCACATGTTACTTCCCCCGACCTCCAGAGCTGACAATACCCCTCACAGATTGAATTCCCATCTATTCTCCTTCCACCCAATATCACCTCCGGTAGCATCGTCGATATCACCGTTGCACGAAACCTCGTCTCGGAAGAAAAATCCCAAAAGTCATTCGTCGCTCTCCAAGATTC from Botrytis cinerea B05.10 chromosome 9, complete sequence carries:
- the Bctif11 gene encoding Bctif11; this encodes MPKNKGKGGKNRRRGKNENDNEKRELTFKEEGQEYAQVIKMLGNGRLEALCFDGTRRLAHIRGKLRKKVWINQGDIILLSLRDYQDEKGDVILKYSADEARSLKAYGELPESAKINETDTYGQGEDGDCNFEFDDDRDSGSDSEDAAEGGKGKEIDIDDI
- the Bclas17 gene encoding Bclas17, with translation MPSILSDDDKETVKRMVPKASNKIQAVAVARLYIAYPDRHKWTYTGLQGAAVLANDLVGNTYWIKLVDISSTNKGVIWDQEVYDTWSYNQDRTFFHTFETEECLAGLSFVDEKEAKTFMKKMNDREKNASKATKANPFGGAAPAHKHSLLGGFFGGHRHSSAPSIQPTPPDSPSYVLPPSQPAHPAQNHRNSGGSFRTGQAEYAALEAIDPHWRETWGEDLREMGITDDIIRDNQDFIADYIREKQAQQVITPTPSGIENQRNKAPPPPPPPAAPRTRSDSPQSSAAGHGRGAPPPPPAPRRSKADIAREPTPPREPSPPRGPPPPRFAAPPPFPDAGKFAHTNDRAPSRAHASSNPGPPPPPRPAKTPIEDYEPGESGSRFGVPPPFAGTRITAPPTPQRGPVPPPPPRDIHQSHSSHAIPPAHIPPPPLPPKTPASPSAPPLPPASTRPVPLPPRDTAPPPPPLPQMSAPPPPPLPQMSAPPPPPLPQSAAPPIPSSAAPPPPPPPGPPPAFGGPPPPPPPPMPSFGGPPPPPPPPGNGPPAPPPPPPPPNRDSGHASGAPPPPKPTGDRADLMANIQKAGGIGALKKVDRSQIRDRSGAAVPGADTGPAGSGLPPAGASSGGGGGLADALAAALNKRKQKVSASDDEAEDDDW